The proteins below come from a single Eubacterium limosum genomic window:
- a CDS encoding dockerin type I repeat-containing protein, producing MLSSSFLLTPLKPDQTICRLRLNDAVTDPFTITISDGRVEHLYEQNIYLEVIYPKDAVPDGYHVQIDNVTPDEADKAAILSAYPNAKICHFYELSMVHENRSKITDFNKPVTIRLQIPAYVDNPKKLTFVYFGEKGPETLKTTICTDGYVEYQIGHFSKYFLIETENENPTTTVQTENPVYPLGDVNVDKAINASDALLNLRHAVKEITLEGDAFTRGDVTFDQSINASDALQILRYAVKEISDFK from the coding sequence GTGCTCAGTTCATCATTTTTACTTACTCCATTAAAACCAGATCAGACAATCTGCAGATTACGACTGAATGACGCCGTAACCGATCCTTTTACGATAACGATCTCCGATGGCCGCGTCGAACATCTTTATGAACAGAATATTTATTTAGAAGTCATCTATCCTAAAGATGCCGTGCCTGATGGATATCACGTGCAAATTGACAATGTGACTCCCGATGAAGCCGATAAAGCCGCAATTTTAAGTGCTTATCCCAATGCTAAAATATGTCATTTCTACGAACTTTCAATGGTTCATGAAAATAGGAGCAAAATTACAGATTTTAATAAGCCGGTCACCATCCGGCTGCAAATACCAGCCTATGTTGATAATCCTAAAAAACTGACCTTTGTTTATTTTGGCGAAAAAGGACCAGAGACTTTAAAAACAACCATCTGCACGGATGGTTACGTTGAATATCAGATTGGCCATTTCAGCAAATATTTTCTAATTGAGACGGAAAATGAAAACCCAACAACCACTGTCCAAACAGAAAATCCAGTTTATCCTTTAGGAGATGTCAACGTCGATAAAGCGATTAACGCATCGGACGCGCTTTTAAACTTGCGCCACGCCGTTAAAGAAATCACGCTGGAGGGTGATGCGTTTACTCGCGGAGATGTCACTTTTGACCAGTCAATTAACGCATCTGACGCACTGCAAATTTTGCGGTATGCAGTCAAGGAAATCTCAGATTTTAAATAA
- a CDS encoding Ig-like domain-containing protein translates to MKKFKQSVAFLTILVFCFLTLPTNVFSEELSDHQTEKLVEEDNLQIEQLASINQTQIITGEDCSGYIDEKGNLWTWGSNNYGQLGTGNYESRKKPVLVMENVKQADFGRYFGAAVKTDGSVWTWGFNKGGCLGNGKEETSNPTPSMIIESGIKSISMGLLNGAAITEGGTLLIWGGNGSFQLGDGDRAMDAILKVWNTPRELMQGVSAVSIEGENVAVVKNDSSLWTWGNNVSGQLGYTLQNGELISPTPQVALNSVEDICLGDKYVTALKTDGSLWTWGENSRGELGDGTTVSRTEPEKILDDVKTIGNGCAVNNSGDLLTWGNNNVGQAGDGTTEMKSTPGVVLDNVRQVNRSSSHSGAIKEDGTIWTWGSNRDNALGNPYLYEYFQTTPQQIFVPAHAENEVTAFSTTGVLIIDEDTERPIPDVSIKLNNESIAEATDDQGYSVLNFGDSIEGEISFEKEGFETKIIPATEVEAGKINRILMKNADGIPDLILPEDIKVESDTLNGPSIEFFGEEFYLFSTDIKIDIPFGEVVKEIDREKKTVKCLLGIDPKEFKDFDWKKDYNDYVNFIKQYGANNGIANWNNSILRNKILKNNKSKIGFSLDAKVIGYIEYSYASGIMKPVEGGRIIEGSAKIGGSIPLSTPVFYFKWELKGKVKSETEWVLVNKGDHISIDTYFDSELSCIPLAGVGAGIEKIAGAEVGIKGAVTGTAKIDTTMSKYDLEEIFGANISASVYFKIYAFFFETGDERTFMQWTLYPNKKRPDYNGSGGGGFRFNSLNNEKNQLKSIPRDYLNQPHAAVQKRSLAANVYEQKSVYPNGEPRLITLDDGRVMAFWIGDNGKKSDMNRTTLMYTINTNGVWSEAEAVCETGRADFSPTVYVKNGKVRLAWINATKEFSDNTTLEDMAKNVQISTAEFDGNTFSSPVYSNSGKMPLMLQITEENNNPVVYSVLNSGNDPFMMTGTETIYRQEMLNGVWEEPQVIQDNVKGLTGLACEDGRMLYSKDKDGDYTTNGDSAVYEVTANQSAVQISTDGADVAGLQYSGDRFYWLENGKLYDEKEKILTDITCTGDYRIINLNGQRAVLTTDKVDQDSYAEEIFIAYENENGFEPAMQLTDDKKGIRSFDAVFDESQKPVVAMNQINFQTEGEKEDPFGITDFIIQQEENRYDLVASQFMTYDSKNIAPGQDVKLTAEVKNESTEDFNDDVNVCLIDKDGKKISEFEYNLKLSTGETDYIDINYPLPEDLKCHEITASITPKNIVDNNLNNNIAEATIGYGDATITNSYYINAYGEGPTLYATVMNIGYETLKNVRAEVYQDGVMGEKLGSIELESMEPGQEKEVTFHIDESCIKHNNENDGKQLHVEILTDSLENRMDNNGADELVLAPKTRSIELSKKEALIASGQTIQLKAIKIPETSLSEVTWLNSDTQVADVDQNGLVKGLKPGSTVITVVSNDQVANCTITVKDGAIIPIESVTLEPKDVSLHVGETLMLKASILPENASNKTLKWESTDSNIVTVNNGNVMAVGVGDAVITVTTEDGNKKAFCFINVSEENGMLGDINQDGSINASDALLALRHAVKEIVLSGDQFIRADVTKDNVVNASDALQILRYSVKEITAFE, encoded by the coding sequence ATGAAAAAGTTTAAACAGTCAGTGGCTTTTCTGACGATTCTGGTATTCTGTTTTTTAACGTTGCCAACAAATGTTTTTTCGGAAGAATTGTCAGATCATCAAACGGAGAAATTGGTAGAAGAGGATAATCTACAGATCGAACAGTTAGCATCAATAAACCAGACCCAGATTATTACCGGAGAAGACTGCAGCGGTTATATTGATGAAAAAGGTAATCTATGGACATGGGGAAGTAATAATTATGGTCAATTGGGAACCGGTAATTATGAAAGTCGGAAAAAGCCAGTTTTGGTCATGGAAAATGTTAAACAAGCGGATTTTGGCCGATACTTTGGAGCTGCCGTTAAGACAGACGGCAGCGTATGGACTTGGGGATTTAATAAAGGGGGCTGTCTGGGCAACGGAAAAGAGGAAACGTCAAACCCAACCCCAAGTATGATAATCGAAAGCGGTATTAAGTCGATCAGTATGGGTCTTTTAAACGGTGCAGCCATTACGGAAGGTGGGACTCTGTTAATATGGGGAGGCAACGGGAGCTTTCAGCTTGGCGACGGTGACCGTGCGATGGATGCGATTTTAAAAGTTTGGAATACCCCACGAGAATTAATGCAGGGAGTTAGTGCAGTCAGCATCGAGGGAGAAAATGTTGCGGTGGTAAAAAATGATAGCAGTTTGTGGACCTGGGGAAATAATGTGAGTGGGCAGTTGGGATATACCTTGCAAAATGGGGAGTTAATATCTCCAACACCACAGGTTGCTCTAAATAGCGTCGAAGATATTTGCCTGGGAGATAAGTATGTCACAGCGTTAAAAACGGACGGAAGTCTCTGGACCTGGGGCGAGAATAGTAGAGGGGAACTGGGGGATGGAACCACAGTGAGCCGTACGGAACCTGAAAAGATTCTGGATGACGTAAAGACCATTGGAAATGGCTGTGCAGTTAATAATTCAGGCGATTTACTAACATGGGGAAACAACAATGTTGGCCAAGCAGGCGATGGAACAACAGAGATGAAAAGTACGCCAGGTGTTGTTTTAGATAATGTAAGACAAGTGAACCGAAGCAGCAGCCACAGTGGGGCGATTAAAGAAGATGGGACAATCTGGACCTGGGGAAGTAATCGAGACAATGCACTGGGTAATCCTTATCTGTATGAGTATTTTCAAACAACCCCACAACAAATTTTTGTACCCGCGCATGCGGAAAATGAAGTGACTGCTTTTAGCACAACGGGTGTGCTCATCATTGATGAAGATACAGAACGGCCGATTCCAGATGTTTCCATAAAGTTAAACAATGAAAGCATCGCAGAGGCAACCGATGATCAAGGCTACTCGGTTTTGAATTTTGGAGATTCCATTGAGGGAGAAATAAGTTTTGAAAAAGAAGGGTTCGAGACAAAGATTATACCGGCCACTGAAGTAGAGGCAGGAAAAATAAATAGAATCCTTATGAAAAATGCAGATGGAATCCCGGATTTAATACTGCCAGAAGACATAAAGGTAGAGTCGGACACCCTGAATGGGCCTTCCATTGAATTTTTTGGCGAGGAGTTTTATCTCTTTTCTACAGATATCAAAATAGATATTCCTTTTGGAGAAGTGGTAAAAGAAATTGATCGTGAGAAAAAAACGGTAAAATGTTTATTAGGCATAGATCCTAAAGAATTTAAAGACTTTGATTGGAAAAAAGATTATAATGATTACGTCAATTTTATTAAGCAATATGGCGCTAATAATGGTATTGCGAATTGGAATAATAGCATTTTAAGAAATAAAATACTAAAAAATAATAAAAGTAAAATTGGATTTTCGTTAGATGCAAAGGTAATTGGATATATCGAATATAGCTATGCTTCGGGGATTATGAAGCCTGTAGAAGGAGGCCGAATCATAGAAGGAAGCGCTAAAATAGGGGGAAGTATTCCACTGTCTACACCAGTTTTCTACTTTAAATGGGAACTTAAGGGAAAAGTGAAAAGTGAAACAGAATGGGTTCTCGTCAATAAAGGAGATCATATTAGCATAGACACATATTTTGATAGTGAACTAAGTTGTATTCCTTTGGCAGGTGTAGGCGCTGGGATTGAGAAGATAGCTGGCGCAGAAGTAGGAATAAAAGGGGCAGTGACGGGGACGGCTAAAATTGATACAACGATGTCAAAGTATGATTTAGAAGAAATTTTTGGTGCCAATATATCGGCTTCGGTCTATTTTAAAATATATGCTTTCTTTTTTGAGACAGGTGATGAACGGACATTTATGCAATGGACACTTTATCCTAATAAAAAAAGACCAGATTACAATGGTAGCGGCGGTGGTGGTTTCCGATTTAATAGTTTAAACAATGAAAAAAATCAGTTAAAATCGATTCCCAGAGATTACTTAAATCAACCACATGCGGCTGTTCAAAAAAGAAGTTTAGCGGCTAACGTATATGAACAAAAAAGCGTTTATCCAAATGGAGAGCCCAGACTGATAACATTGGATGATGGGAGAGTGATGGCTTTCTGGATCGGTGATAATGGTAAAAAGTCAGACATGAACCGGACAACATTAATGTACACAATCAATACGAACGGTGTGTGGAGTGAGGCAGAAGCGGTTTGTGAAACAGGCCGTGCCGATTTTTCGCCGACCGTTTATGTCAAGAATGGTAAAGTTCGTCTTGCATGGATTAATGCGACAAAAGAATTTAGCGATAATACGACATTAGAAGACATGGCAAAGAATGTACAGATTTCAACCGCTGAGTTTGATGGAAATACTTTTAGCTCGCCTGTATATTCAAATTCAGGAAAAATGCCTTTGATGCTTCAAATAACAGAAGAAAATAATAATCCGGTTGTTTACTCTGTCTTAAACAGTGGAAATGATCCGTTTATGATGACAGGTACGGAAACAATTTACCGTCAGGAAATGCTAAATGGTGTCTGGGAAGAACCGCAGGTCATTCAAGATAACGTGAAAGGACTGACTGGTCTCGCCTGTGAAGATGGCCGGATGCTTTATTCGAAAGATAAAGATGGCGATTATACGACAAACGGTGACAGCGCTGTTTATGAAGTGACTGCGAATCAATCGGCAGTACAGATTTCAACAGATGGCGCAGATGTAGCTGGTTTACAGTATAGCGGTGACCGTTTTTACTGGTTAGAAAATGGCAAACTATATGATGAAAAAGAAAAGATATTGACGGACATTACCTGCACAGGGGATTATCGGATTATTAATCTTAATGGACAACGGGCTGTCTTAACGACAGATAAAGTCGATCAAGATTCCTATGCAGAAGAAATTTTTATTGCCTATGAAAATGAAAATGGATTTGAACCGGCAATGCAGTTAACAGATGATAAAAAAGGAATACGTTCCTTTGATGCAGTCTTTGATGAAAGTCAAAAACCAGTAGTTGCAATGAACCAAATCAACTTTCAGACTGAAGGTGAAAAAGAAGATCCGTTTGGAATTACCGATTTTATTATTCAACAAGAAGAAAATCGGTACGATTTAGTTGCTTCACAATTTATGACATATGATAGCAAAAACATTGCTCCAGGCCAGGATGTTAAGCTTACAGCAGAGGTGAAGAATGAAAGTACTGAAGATTTTAATGATGATGTAAATGTCTGCTTAATTGATAAAGATGGTAAAAAAATTAGCGAGTTTGAGTACAATTTGAAATTATCTACAGGAGAAACTGATTATATTGATATAAATTATCCTCTGCCTGAAGATTTAAAATGTCATGAGATAACCGCTTCAATAACACCTAAGAATATCGTTGACAATAACTTAAACAATAATATAGCAGAGGCGACAATAGGTTATGGAGACGCAACCATTACAAATTCATATTATATAAACGCATACGGAGAAGGGCCGACATTATATGCAACTGTAATGAACATCGGTTATGAAACATTAAAAAATGTACGAGCAGAAGTCTATCAGGATGGGGTGATGGGAGAAAAGCTTGGATCAATTGAACTTGAAAGTATGGAACCGGGCCAGGAAAAAGAAGTAACATTCCATATTGACGAATCCTGTATAAAACATAATAATGAAAATGATGGTAAACAACTCCATGTGGAAATCTTAACAGACTCTCTTGAAAATCGAATGGATAATAATGGCGCGGATGAGTTGGTACTTGCACCTAAGACCCGTTCGATTGAGCTTTCTAAAAAAGAAGCGTTAATCGCCTCTGGTCAAACCATACAATTAAAAGCTATAAAAATTCCAGAGACATCACTAAGTGAAGTAACTTGGCTTAACAGTGATACTCAGGTTGCGGATGTTGATCAAAATGGGCTGGTAAAGGGTCTGAAGCCAGGAAGTACAGTAATAACAGTGGTATCTAATGATCAAGTGGCTAACTGTACGATAACGGTAAAAGATGGCGCTATAATACCGATAGAGTCTGTGACGCTTGAACCAAAAGATGTGAGTCTTCATGTTGGTGAGACTTTAATGTTAAAAGCATCAATATTGCCTGAAAACGCATCGAATAAAACATTAAAATGGGAAAGCACCGATTCAAATATAGTGACCGTAAATAATGGAAATGTGATGGCCGTAGGTGTAGGGGATGCTGTCATTACAGTGACAACAGAAGATGGAAATAAAAAAGCGTTTTGTTTTATCAATGTTTCGGAGGAAAATGGCATGCTGGGGGACATTAATCAGGACGGTAGTATAAACGCATCGGATGCTTTATTGGCTTTGCGCCATGCAGTTAAAGAAATTGTACTGTCAGGAGATCAGTTTATCCGCGCTGATGTTACAAAAGATAATGTCGTCAATGCTTCTGATGCATTGCAAATTTTGCGATATTCTGTAAAAGAAATCACTGCTTTTGAATAA
- a CDS encoding leucine-rich repeat protein, producing the protein MKKRIYHKIKGKKTIQCIALLMCLLLMPTGVFAQGTAVSEKAMQQSVTEPEDVFIEELPEAVPSAALEKATEAAETKAQALQDVEVFVGQGEKAAEQAVLNCDNVTLYAIDEWAQKYLSIPKEYPQSFQIKINGEDSKIKWYSEDDEVAFVDDRGVVNPGQIAWHYTDGTIHNEYNFNQTIELYGYYNDQKLSIQVTVKDYGEIYTNDVINQYLKDNINPSMSTYEKVEEICKFVASYDYSANYSSMEGMIVSGEGGDCWASTQTVNTMCEILKIPAEIRYRANQDPGAGSGHMNSYVLIDGDAYIVDVGYYAHTPRYYLIAQVTEPFIYKEKPDGTLTITGYDGFYKKVEIPEQIDGKIVTELGDSSFYGHNEMNEVILPNSIKTIGNWAFASSESIEKINLGAVQSIGDHAFYYCRALKIVELPDSVIHLGISAFDLCETLEKVTLSKNLKVLPVRAFAQTNIKEVTIPEGITTIETAAFWSLTLIELPKSIQKSAIDLTECKVLYHGNQEQWEKIEMNSVERPKNENIFYSSYGVSLSKESLDLQIGETYGLTAWTADKPIKWISSNEEVVTVSADGQVTAVSDGSAVVKAQVSNGAAEIKINVVRSRGDVNDDGMINASDALLDLRHSVKEIILQGNSFVCADVTKDNVVNASDGLQILRYAVKEISNFE; encoded by the coding sequence ATGAAAAAAAGAATTTATCATAAAATAAAAGGAAAAAAGACGATACAATGCATAGCGCTTCTAATGTGCCTTTTGTTGATGCCGACTGGAGTCTTTGCGCAGGGTACTGCGGTTTCGGAAAAAGCAATGCAACAGAGTGTGACTGAACCGGAAGATGTTTTTATAGAAGAATTACCGGAAGCGGTCCCCTCTGCGGCGCTTGAAAAAGCAACTGAAGCCGCTGAGACAAAGGCTCAAGCTTTACAGGATGTTGAAGTTTTTGTAGGACAAGGTGAGAAAGCTGCTGAACAGGCTGTACTGAACTGTGATAATGTAACGCTTTATGCGATAGACGAATGGGCGCAGAAATACCTTTCGATACCCAAAGAATATCCGCAGAGTTTCCAGATAAAAATTAATGGTGAGGACAGTAAAATAAAGTGGTATTCGGAAGACGATGAGGTTGCTTTTGTTGATGATCGTGGTGTAGTCAATCCAGGGCAGATAGCGTGGCATTATACAGATGGAACAATACATAATGAATATAATTTTAATCAGACCATTGAGCTTTATGGTTATTATAATGATCAGAAATTGTCGATTCAAGTAACTGTCAAAGATTATGGTGAAATCTATACAAATGATGTTATCAACCAATATTTAAAAGATAATATTAATCCGTCAATGAGCACTTATGAAAAAGTAGAGGAAATCTGTAAATTTGTGGCCAGTTACGACTATAGTGCGAATTACAGTTCCATGGAAGGTATGATCGTTTCTGGAGAAGGCGGTGATTGTTGGGCAAGTACACAGACGGTTAATACAATGTGTGAGATACTGAAAATACCGGCAGAAATTCGTTACCGTGCCAATCAGGATCCAGGGGCAGGGTCTGGCCATATGAATTCGTATGTTTTAATTGATGGGGATGCTTATATTGTCGATGTGGGTTATTATGCACATACGCCTAGATATTATTTAATAGCTCAGGTAACTGAGCCTTTCATCTATAAAGAGAAGCCTGATGGAACATTAACTATTACAGGTTATGATGGATTTTATAAAAAAGTTGAGATTCCGGAACAAATTGATGGAAAAATTGTGACAGAATTAGGAGATAGTTCTTTTTATGGTCATAATGAAATGAATGAGGTGATTTTACCTAATAGTATCAAAACAATTGGAAATTGGGCTTTTGCATCGTCAGAAAGCATCGAAAAAATCAATTTGGGTGCTGTGCAGTCTATTGGTGATCATGCATTTTATTACTGTAGAGCTTTAAAGATTGTGGAATTGCCGGATTCTGTTATCCATTTAGGTATATCAGCATTTGACTTGTGTGAAACACTGGAAAAAGTAACTTTATCAAAAAATCTTAAGGTTCTACCAGTCAGGGCATTTGCGCAAACGAATATTAAGGAAGTTACCATTCCAGAAGGTATCACAACCATTGAAACAGCGGCTTTTTGGAGCTTAACGTTAATTGAACTGCCAAAATCAATCCAAAAATCGGCTATTGATTTAACGGAGTGCAAGGTTCTTTACCATGGTAATCAAGAACAATGGGAAAAAATCGAAATGAATTCTGTTGAAAGACCAAAGAACGAAAATATTTTTTATTCAAGTTATGGTGTGTCTTTATCAAAAGAATCTTTAGATCTTCAGATTGGTGAAACCTATGGATTGACGGCGTGGACAGCCGATAAGCCTATAAAATGGATAAGCAGTAATGAAGAGGTGGTAACTGTTTCAGCAGATGGTCAGGTAACTGCTGTTTCTGATGGAAGTGCGGTTGTAAAAGCACAGGTTTCTAATGGTGCTGCAGAGATTAAGATCAATGTTGTAAGGAGCCGCGGTGACGTGAATGACGATGGAATGATTAATGCCAGCGATGCACTTCTTGACCTTCGTCATTCTGTGAAAGAAATCATTTTACAGGGAAATTCGTTTGTTTGTGCTGATGTCACAAAAGACAATGTCGTCAATGCGTCTGACGGGCTACAGATACTACGCTATGCAGTGAAGGAAATCAGTAATTTTGAATAA
- a CDS encoding 2-oxoacid:ferredoxin oxidoreductase subunit beta gives MSTYIKHETAWCPGCGNFMILDTLKSVLEDLELPNDQVLLAAGIGQAAKTPQYLNANSFCGLHGRSLPAAQAAKMANDDLTIIIDTGDGDSYGEGGNHFLHAIRRNVDITHFVHDNRIYGLTKGQISPTTDACTEHSVNKVCNLNTPFNPLAIALTAGATFVARSFSGNKEHLAEMMKRAIHHKGYALLDILQPCVSFNKVNTFKYYKEHVDILDENHPTDDRMAALELALTNSERIPIGVFYENNHPAFAETHSVLSAGPALVDRETNLEGIAALMNAFV, from the coding sequence ATGAGTACCTATATCAAGCACGAAACCGCCTGGTGCCCCGGCTGCGGCAACTTTATGATTCTCGACACCTTAAAAAGTGTCCTGGAAGACCTGGAGCTGCCCAATGACCAGGTGCTCCTGGCTGCCGGCATCGGCCAGGCCGCCAAGACCCCACAGTACCTGAATGCCAATTCTTTCTGCGGGCTGCACGGCCGCTCCCTTCCCGCAGCGCAGGCGGCAAAAATGGCCAATGACGATCTGACCATCATCATCGACACTGGCGACGGCGACTCCTATGGCGAGGGCGGCAACCACTTCCTCCACGCCATCCGCCGAAATGTGGATATCACCCACTTTGTCCATGACAACCGCATTTACGGCCTGACCAAAGGGCAGATTTCCCCCACCACAGACGCCTGTACCGAACACAGCGTCAACAAAGTATGCAACCTGAACACTCCCTTTAACCCGCTGGCCATTGCCCTGACCGCAGGCGCCACCTTTGTGGCCCGCAGCTTCAGCGGCAATAAAGAGCATCTGGCCGAAATGATGAAGCGCGCCATCCACCACAAGGGCTACGCCCTTTTAGACATTCTCCAGCCCTGTGTCAGCTTCAATAAGGTCAATACCTTTAAATATTATAAAGAACATGTGGATATCCTGGACGAAAACCACCCCACAGACGACCGCATGGCCGCCCTGGAGCTGGCTCTGACCAACAGCGAGCGGATTCCCATCGGTGTTTTCTATGAAAACAACCACCCTGCCTTTGCCGAAACCCACTCCGTGCTGTCTGCAGGGCCTGCACTGGTGGACAGAGAGACAAATTTAGAAGGGATCGCCGCGCTGATGAACGCGTTTGTGTGA
- a CDS encoding 2-oxoacid:acceptor oxidoreductase subunit alpha has protein sequence MYNLLVGGAAGDGIDTMVAVLEKVLKKSGYFVFSARDFMSRIRGGHNFTLVRFGPEPITSHSLKVNGIVAMDEETISRHQDELVDGGFILCDIGLKTEHPHALKIDMRKKASELGNPKVAGVIAMGAVLRLFGETLESAESVLEDSIKPAFLEMNRQGLLFGYDSVEARYQHLPSSYSDYLLLSGNDAISLGALAAGLRFYSAYPMSPSTSILNYLADTSAMTGVVVEQAEDEIAAVNMAIGASYAGARAMTASVGGGFALMTEAVGFCGIAEIPLVIGDIQRPGPATGLPTRTEQADLRFAIAAGAGDFPHMVIAVKNQEDAFYQTVRAFNLAEKYQMPVILLSDQYLADATATILPFDLNALEIESVGATLTGAPEDYRRYQITESGISPRLIPGRTKAIVTTDSDEHDEMGYITESAEMRDAMVEKRARKMAALRYELEEPDFLGDKDFKTLLIGFGSMWGPLKEAVEILNEKTPSGYGALVFGDVFPLPLQVLRGFAEQAETIINVEQNATGQLAALLREKALLRCDASVLKYDGRQLSGEEIADAVMKGENK, from the coding sequence ATGTACAATTTATTGGTTGGCGGCGCAGCCGGTGACGGTATTGACACCATGGTCGCTGTGCTCGAAAAAGTTTTGAAAAAGTCCGGCTATTTTGTCTTTTCGGCCCGTGATTTCATGTCACGTATCCGAGGAGGCCACAATTTCACCTTAGTCCGCTTTGGCCCAGAGCCCATCACCTCACATTCCCTTAAGGTAAACGGCATTGTTGCCATGGACGAGGAAACCATTTCCAGACACCAGGACGAGCTGGTGGACGGCGGCTTTATCCTGTGCGACATCGGCCTGAAAACCGAGCATCCCCACGCATTAAAAATTGATATGCGAAAAAAAGCTAGCGAACTCGGCAATCCGAAGGTTGCCGGCGTCATTGCCATGGGCGCAGTGCTCAGACTCTTTGGTGAAACCTTAGAATCCGCCGAATCCGTTTTGGAGGATTCCATCAAGCCCGCATTTCTGGAAATGAACCGCCAGGGGCTTCTGTTCGGCTATGACAGCGTAGAAGCGCGCTACCAGCACCTGCCCTCAAGTTACAGCGATTACCTGCTGCTGAGCGGCAACGACGCCATCTCCCTGGGCGCTCTGGCCGCAGGCCTCCGGTTCTATTCTGCTTATCCCATGTCCCCCTCCACCTCTATTCTCAACTATCTCGCCGATACCAGTGCTATGACCGGCGTGGTGGTGGAACAGGCAGAGGATGAGATCGCGGCCGTAAACATGGCCATCGGCGCCTCCTACGCCGGCGCGCGCGCCATGACTGCCTCCGTGGGCGGCGGCTTCGCGTTAATGACTGAGGCTGTCGGCTTCTGCGGCATTGCCGAAATCCCATTGGTCATCGGCGATATTCAGCGCCCCGGTCCTGCCACCGGGCTGCCAACCCGCACCGAGCAGGCCGATCTGCGCTTCGCCATTGCCGCTGGCGCCGGCGATTTTCCTCACATGGTCATTGCCGTCAAAAATCAGGAGGACGCCTTTTACCAGACCGTACGCGCCTTTAACCTGGCCGAAAAGTACCAGATGCCTGTGATTTTATTGAGCGACCAGTATCTGGCCGACGCCACAGCCACCATCCTCCCCTTTGATCTGAACGCGCTTGAAATAGAGTCTGTGGGCGCCACCCTGACCGGCGCGCCCGAGGATTACCGCCGTTACCAGATCACCGAAAGCGGTATCTCACCGCGGCTCATCCCCGGCAGAACCAAAGCCATTGTCACCACCGACAGTGACGAGCACGACGAAATGGGCTATATCACCGAATCCGCCGAAATGCGCGACGCCATGGTCGAAAAACGCGCCCGAAAAATGGCCGCCCTGCGCTATGAGCTCGAGGAGCCCGACTTCCTGGGCGATAAGGATTTTAAGACCCTGCTCATCGGTTTTGGCTCAATGTGGGGGCCGCTTAAGGAAGCCGTGGAAATCCTCAACGAAAAAACACCTTCCGGCTACGGCGCCCTGGTTTTCGGCGATGTTTTCCCGCTGCCGCTGCAGGTGCTGCGCGGCTTTGCCGAACAGGCAGAAACCATCATCAACGTGGAACAGAACGCCACTGGCCAGCTGGCTGCCCTTCTCCGAGAAAAGGCCCTGCTGCGCTGTGACGCTTCCGTATTAAAATACGACGGCCGTCAGCTCTCCGGCGAAGAGATTGCCGACGCTGTCATGAAGGGAGAAAACAAATGA